One genomic segment of Strix aluco isolate bStrAlu1 chromosome 7, bStrAlu1.hap1, whole genome shotgun sequence includes these proteins:
- the SLC18A3 gene encoding vesicular acetylcholine transporter: MAEAGGAGRARAAVARLSEAVGERRRRLGSAMGEARRQRRLLLLVVCVALLLDNMLYMVIVPIIPDYIEAMRGGGGAAGPSAPAGGNETGGGGNRSLLPARYPPASGGNEDVQIGVLFASKAMLQLLVNPLSGTLIDRVGYEAPLLAGLAVLFLSTATFAFAENYATLFAARSLQGLGSAFADTAGIALIADRYAEEPARSRALGTALACISFGSLAAPPFGGVLYEFAGKRVPFLVLACVCLLDGLLLLALAPPCATGARANMPVGTPIHRLMVDPYVAVVAGALATCNIPLAFLEPTIANWMKESMGASEWEVGLTWLPAFFPHVLGVYVTVRLAAAYPHLQWFYGALGMAIIGASSCLVPACRNFGQVIVPLCGICFGIALVDTALLPTLAFLVDVRHVSVYGSVYAIADISYSVAYALGPIVAGQIVHTMGFAQLNLGMGLANVLYAPVLLFLKNVCQMKPSHSERNILLEEGPKGLYDTIKMEERKGMGKSLRPAGETEENGVDSYRRDLTGVSEEDSSDYEYS, from the coding sequence ATGGCGGaggcggggggcgcgggccgggcgCGGGCCGCCGTGGCGCGGCTGTCGGAGGCGGtgggcgagcggcggcggcggctgggcaGCGCCATGGGGGaggcgcggcggcagcggcggctgctgctgctggtggtgtgcGTGGCGCTGCTGCTGGACAACATGCTCTACATGGTCATCGTGCCCATCATCCCCGACTACATCGAGGCCatgcgcggcggggggggcgccgCCGGCCCGTCCGCGCCCGCGGGGGGCAACGAgaccggcggcggcggcaacCGGAGCCTCCTGCCGGCGCGGTATCCGCCGGCATCGGGGGGCAACGAGGACGTGCAGATCGGGGTGCTGTTCGCCtccaaggccatgctgcagctgctggtgaaCCCGCTCAGCGGCACCCTCATCGACCGCGTGGGCTACGAGGCGCCGCTGCTGGCCGGGCTGgccgtcctcttcctctccaccgCCACCTTCGCCTTCGCGGAGAACTACGCGACGCTGTTCGCGGCGCGCAGCCTGCAGGGGCTGGGCTCGGCCTTCGCCGACACCGCCGGCATCGCCCTCATCGCCGACCGCTACGCCGAGGAGCCGGCGCGGAGCCGCGCCCTGGGCACGGCGCTGGCCTGCATCTCCTTCGGCAGCCTGGCCGCCCCCCCCTTCGGCGGCGTCCTCTACGAGTTCGCCGGCAAGCGGGTGCCCTTCCTGGTGCTGGCCTGCGTCTGCCTCCTCGacgggctgctgctgctggccctggcgCCGCCCTGCGCCACCGGGGCGCGGGCCAACATGCCTGTCGGCACCCCCATCCACCGCCTCATGGTCGACCCCTACGTCGCCGTGGTGGCGGGGGCCCTGGCCACCTGCAACATCCCCCTGGCCTTCCTGGAGCCCACCATCGCCAACTGGATGAAGGAGTCCATGGGGGCCAGCGAGTGGGAGGTGGGCCTCACCTGGCTGCCCGCCTTCTTCCCCCACGTGCTGGGCGTCTACGTCACCGTCCGGCTGGCCGCCGCGTACCCCCACCTCCAGTGGTTTTATGGGGCCCTGGGCATGGCCATCATCGGCGCCAGCTCCTGCCTGGTGCCAGCCTGCAGGAATTTCGGGCAGGTCATTGTTCCCCTCTGCGGCATCTGCTTCGGCATCGCCCTGGTGGACACGGCCCTGCTGCCCACCCTGGCCTTCCTGGTGGACGTGCGCCACGTCTCCGTCTATGGCAGCGTCTACGCCATCGCAGACATCTCCTACTCCGTGGCGTACGCCCTGGGGCCCATCGTGGCTGGGCAGATTGTGCACACCATGGGCTTCGCGCAGCTCAACCTGGGCATGGGGCTCGCCAACGTGCTTTACGCccctgtcctcctcttcctcaaaaaCGTCTGCCAAATGAAACCCTCTCACTCGGAGAGGAACATCCTCCTTGAAGAAGGACCTAAGGGACTCTACGACACCATCAAAATGGAGGAGCGCAAAGGCATGGGCAAAAGCCTCCGGCCAGCGGGCGAGACAGAGGAGAACGGCGTGGACTCTTACCGCAGAGACCTGACAGGGGTGTCCGAGGAGGACTCGTCAGACTACGAGTACAGTTAG